One Nitrospira sp. DNA window includes the following coding sequences:
- a CDS encoding SAM-dependent methyltransferase, producing the protein MWYATYMFPRLMDWVLRGERFRSERQRLLTQTQGIVLEIGFGTGLNLPYYPRTVTALHTVDPARLLSDRVASRTAEAPFPVHIQYVSAERLPYDDATFDCAVSTFTLCTIPDPVAALRDVRRVLKPGGRLFFLEHGRSDDATTARWQDRLNPLQNVFACGCNLNRRIDHIVTQAGMTIEELDRYRLPGVPRIGGEMYRGSAVPYRQDRSQN; encoded by the coding sequence ATGTGGTATGCCACCTACATGTTCCCGCGGCTCATGGATTGGGTACTGCGCGGAGAACGGTTCCGATCCGAGCGGCAACGGCTGCTCACCCAGACGCAGGGAATCGTCCTGGAGATCGGCTTCGGTACCGGGCTGAACCTGCCCTACTATCCTCGGACGGTCACCGCCCTGCACACGGTCGATCCTGCACGGCTGTTGTCGGATCGAGTGGCCAGTCGAACGGCAGAGGCGCCCTTTCCGGTCCATATCCAATATGTGAGTGCGGAGCGATTGCCCTATGACGACGCCACATTCGACTGCGCCGTGAGCACCTTCACCCTCTGCACGATTCCGGATCCGGTGGCGGCGTTACGGGACGTGCGGCGGGTCCTGAAGCCGGGGGGCCGCTTGTTCTTCCTCGAACATGGACGGAGCGACGACGCGACGACCGCCCGATGGCAGGATCGCCTCAACCCCCTGCAGAATGTCTTCGCCTGCGGCTGCAACCTCAATCGACGCATCGACCACATCGTGACGCAAGCAGGAATGACCATTGAAGAGTTGGATCGATACAGACTGCCGGGTGTGCCGCGGATCGGAGGAGAGATGTACCGCGGTTCTGCTGTTCCTTACCGGCAGGATCGGTCGCAAAATTGA
- a CDS encoding Sensory box histidine kinase/response regulator, with protein MIGTALAGFGWGASALVLFSPSSPAHQVFLTFVLGGVTAGASSTLAARFDAFLSFSLPTLLPLVLRFFILGTEQALAMGICTLLFSCLMAYTAFRMFNTVSETLRLKYHNARLVDQLAAQLQEGEQTELLLNVHTEHYRFIMEQAQDIFYRTDGNGRFTFINPAVVRLLGYHETELLGHRALDFIHPSHRRTMVNFYIRQFLRKIPSTYYEFPLCATQPGTAPPEKRRDARRCEHVGQLTAGPWGPGDRFDRILRRCHRTQTARRPTAPSPQDGRHRPFGRQGCSRFQQFADRHQRLCRPLAGTGAA; from the coding sequence GTGATCGGGACGGCGCTCGCCGGTTTCGGATGGGGCGCCTCCGCGCTGGTCTTGTTTTCCCCCTCATCGCCGGCCCACCAGGTCTTTCTGACTTTCGTACTCGGCGGTGTGACAGCCGGCGCCTCATCGACCTTGGCTGCGAGGTTCGACGCCTTTCTTTCCTTTTCCCTGCCGACCCTGCTTCCCCTCGTGCTCCGCTTTTTCATCCTCGGCACTGAGCAGGCCCTCGCCATGGGAATCTGTACCCTGCTGTTTTCATGCCTCATGGCCTACACGGCTTTCCGGATGTTCAACACCGTCTCGGAGACCCTGCGGCTGAAATACCACAACGCCCGACTCGTGGACCAACTCGCCGCGCAACTGCAAGAGGGGGAACAAACGGAACTGCTCCTCAATGTGCATACCGAACACTACCGCTTCATCATGGAGCAGGCGCAGGACATCTTCTACCGGACCGACGGCAACGGTCGCTTTACCTTCATCAATCCGGCGGTGGTCCGGCTGTTGGGCTATCACGAAACGGAGCTGCTCGGCCATCGGGCGCTGGACTTCATCCATCCCAGCCACCGCCGGACCATGGTGAATTTTTACATCCGACAATTCCTCCGGAAGATTCCCAGCACCTATTACGAATTCCCCCTCTGCGCCACGCAACCTGGAACTGCGCCGCCGGAGAAAAGACGGGACGCTCGTCGATGTGAACATGTGGGGCAGCTTACTGCAGGGCCATGGGGGCCAGGCGACCGGTTCGATCGGATTCTTCGTCGATGTCACCGAACACAAACAGCTCGAAGACCAACTGCGCCAAGCCCACAAGATGGAAGGCATCGGCCGTTTGGCCGGCAGGGTTGCTCACGATTTCAACAATTTGCTGACCGTCATCAACGGCTGTGCCGCCCTCTTGCTGGAACAGGTGCGGCTTGA
- a CDS encoding Sensory box histidine kinase/response regulator: MHLSLTEILTAGQRAAALTKQLLAFSRRQVLTLQIFDLNEALVSITSMIERLIGEDITLVRDLHHQPCIITIHADRGQIDQVVLNVAVNAKDAMPEGGAPDDRHADHRHPGQSCAPLRLTPRSLCAPDDPRFRAGHGPGHPVTHFRTLLYDQGRR, encoded by the coding sequence TTGCATCTGTCGCTGACGGAGATCCTGACCGCCGGCCAGCGGGCGGCAGCCTTGACCAAACAATTGCTCGCCTTCAGCCGGCGGCAAGTGCTGACCCTCCAGATCTTCGACCTGAACGAGGCACTTGTCTCGATCACCTCGATGATCGAGCGTCTGATCGGCGAGGACATCACCCTGGTGAGGGACCTGCACCATCAACCCTGTATCATTACCATTCATGCAGACCGGGGGCAGATCGACCAAGTCGTGCTGAACGTCGCGGTGAATGCCAAGGATGCGATGCCCGAGGGGGGGGCGCCTGACGATCGCCACGCGGACCATCGGCACCCAGGACAATCCTGTGCCCCACTCCGTCTTACTCCCCGGAGCCTATGTGCACCTGATGATCCGCGATTCCGGGCAGGGCATGGACCGGGACACCCTGTCACACATTTTCGAACCCTTCTTTACGACCAAGGAAGAAGGTAA
- a CDS encoding Sensory box histidine kinase/response regulator — translation MVYGIVKQSQGFIFADSIPGGGTTFDLYFPLVETPVLAAAPAPAARPHSGRETILLVEDQRAVRLLLTNVLSDYGYRLLEASKGQEALRLVAATSTPIDLLVTDVVMPQMTGPALAEQLRRQWPDLRVLFMSGYAEGAVLPAFLAEPGTGFISKPFLPAELAKKLRDLLDPAA, via the coding sequence ATGGTGTATGGGATCGTCAAACAAAGCCAGGGCTTCATCTTCGCCGACAGTATCCCTGGCGGAGGCACGACCTTCGACCTGTACTTTCCGCTGGTCGAAACGCCTGTTCTCGCCGCTGCGCCGGCCCCCGCCGCCAGACCCCACAGCGGCCGGGAGACGATCCTGCTCGTCGAAGACCAGCGGGCGGTCCGGCTGCTCCTCACCAATGTGTTGTCGGACTACGGGTACCGGTTGTTGGAAGCCTCCAAGGGCCAGGAAGCCCTGCGCCTGGTCGCCGCAACCAGTACCCCCATCGATCTTTTGGTCACCGACGTAGTCATGCCGCAGATGACGGGACCGGCCTTGGCCGAACAGTTGCGCCGGCAATGGCCCGACCTTCGTGTGCTCTTTATGTCCGGCTATGCAGAGGGGGCGGTGCTGCCGGCGTTTCTCGCCGAGCCCGGCACCGGCTTCATTTCGAAACCGTTCCTGCCCGCCGAGTTGGCCAAGAAGCTACGCGACCTGCTCGATCCCGCTGCATAA
- a CDS encoding Haloacid dehalogenase-like hydrolase — MAADLRYTAVMNESHSGNGSHRVDWSRIDDVLLDMDGTLLDRHFDNFFFEEELPRRYAVKHALPVDEARDRLMTMYRSVEGELAWTDLHYWAQRVEIDVVALHREFDHMIGFLPDAEEFLSSLRRLGKRVTILTNAHRAGVEVKTAKTGLDRQVDRIVDAFEVGWLKMRAEYWPSCRRLVGFDPARALYIDDDEQCLAAAEQFGIGRIFHRSKSSSQASAIPSERFPSIESFQLILPG; from the coding sequence ATGGCAGCCGATCTCCGGTATACTGCCGTCATGAACGAGAGCCACTCTGGAAATGGGTCGCACCGGGTCGATTGGAGCAGGATCGACGACGTGTTGCTCGATATGGACGGCACGTTGCTTGATCGCCACTTCGATAACTTCTTTTTCGAAGAGGAACTGCCCAGACGGTATGCGGTGAAACATGCGCTGCCCGTCGATGAGGCCCGTGATCGGCTGATGACCATGTACCGTTCGGTGGAAGGGGAATTGGCCTGGACCGATTTGCATTATTGGGCGCAGCGGGTGGAGATCGATGTGGTGGCGCTGCATCGTGAATTCGACCATATGATCGGCTTTCTTCCCGATGCGGAAGAGTTCCTGTCGTCTTTGCGCCGGTTGGGCAAGCGGGTGACGATCCTGACGAACGCCCATCGGGCCGGGGTCGAGGTCAAAACGGCGAAGACCGGCCTGGACAGGCAGGTCGATCGTATTGTGGACGCGTTTGAAGTGGGGTGGCTCAAGATGCGTGCGGAGTATTGGCCGAGCTGCCGGCGGTTGGTCGGATTCGACCCGGCGCGGGCGCTCTACATCGACGACGATGAGCAATGCCTGGCGGCTGCCGAACAGTTCGGGATCGGCAGAATCTTTCATCGTTCCAAGTCGAGTTCCCAGGCCTCTGCGATCCCTTCCGAGCGGTTTCCTTCCATTGAGAGTTTCCAGTTGATTCTGCCCGGCTAA
- a CDS encoding GTP-binding protein EngA has translation MPRTKPIQGPITPLFTPEGARLPIVAIIGRPNVGKSTLFNRILGTRAAIVDDVPGVTRDRNYADTAYRNRHFRLVDTGGLDPTAHEGMLALIRQQSQLAIAEADILILVLDGRAGLTPPDEEVVQTLRGTDKPVFYVINKIDTPKADPLIADFYRLGREQLYPLSAEHGIGVAELLDDLFSHMADVPESEQPADIPRIAIVGRPNVGKSTLVNSVLGETRVVVSDMPGTTRDPVDSMATFKDRRYVLTDTAGIRRRGRVERGIEGYSVARSLRAIGRSDVAVLLLDAVEGVTEQDTKIAGLILKQGRACILVVNKWDLKADDVRAREAYKEDLERRFPFLAWAPVLFISALEQDFLRGFFALIDQVYFSFCKRIPTGTLNQFFQALLEEHPLPVRKGKPTKASKSAFVTQVATRPPAFALFVGHPEDMTPVYLRYLENQIRKEYRFSGTPLRLMVRKK, from the coding sequence ATGCCACGTACAAAACCCATACAGGGGCCGATCACCCCGCTATTCACCCCTGAAGGCGCCCGGCTGCCGATCGTCGCCATTATCGGGCGGCCCAATGTCGGCAAGTCCACCCTGTTCAACCGGATTCTCGGCACCAGGGCTGCGATCGTAGACGATGTGCCGGGAGTGACCAGGGACCGTAATTATGCCGATACGGCCTACCGCAACAGGCACTTCCGCCTGGTCGATACAGGGGGGCTCGACCCGACGGCCCACGAAGGCATGCTCGCCTTGATCCGGCAACAGTCCCAACTCGCCATCGCCGAAGCGGATATTCTGATCCTCGTCCTCGACGGCCGGGCGGGGCTCACGCCGCCGGACGAAGAGGTCGTCCAAACGTTGCGCGGGACCGATAAACCCGTTTTCTATGTCATCAACAAGATCGATACGCCGAAAGCCGATCCCCTCATCGCCGATTTCTACCGCCTAGGGCGGGAACAACTCTACCCCCTGTCGGCCGAACATGGCATCGGGGTCGCCGAGTTGCTGGACGATCTATTCTCCCACATGGCGGACGTTCCCGAGTCTGAGCAACCGGCGGACATCCCACGTATCGCCATTGTAGGCCGTCCAAATGTCGGCAAATCCACCCTGGTCAACTCGGTCCTCGGCGAAACGCGCGTCGTCGTGAGCGATATGCCAGGAACGACCCGCGATCCGGTGGACTCGATGGCCACCTTCAAGGACCGGCGCTATGTGTTGACCGATACGGCCGGAATCCGCCGCAGGGGCCGTGTCGAACGTGGTATCGAGGGCTACAGCGTGGCCCGATCGCTGCGCGCCATCGGCCGTTCGGACGTGGCGGTCCTCCTCCTCGATGCGGTGGAGGGCGTCACCGAGCAGGACACCAAGATCGCAGGCCTCATCCTCAAGCAGGGACGCGCCTGTATCCTCGTCGTGAACAAATGGGACCTCAAGGCCGATGATGTGCGGGCACGTGAGGCCTATAAGGAAGACCTGGAGCGCCGCTTTCCCTTCTTGGCCTGGGCGCCGGTCCTGTTCATCTCGGCGCTGGAGCAGGATTTTCTCCGCGGCTTCTTTGCATTGATCGACCAGGTCTATTTCTCGTTCTGCAAACGGATTCCGACCGGCACGCTGAATCAGTTCTTCCAAGCACTGCTTGAAGAGCACCCCCTGCCGGTCCGAAAAGGCAAGCCGACCAAAGCGAGCAAGTCGGCCTTTGTGACGCAAGTTGCGACACGCCCCCCAGCCTTTGCCCTCTTTGTAGGGCATCCCGAAGACATGACACCGGTCTATCTCCGTTATCTCGAAAACCAAATCAGGAAGGAATATCGTTTTTCAGGGACGCCCCTTCGTCTGATGGTGCGAAAAAAGTGA
- a CDS encoding RNA polymerase sigma factor RpoE: protein MASRKKITPEYGNASARSSSLAGPFDQLYRDHVDVMYRFAYRLCGEAEAAKDLVQETFLNAYRAYDRFRGDAQVSTWLYAIASHACLRMRRKRKGEPERELSLEEFVPTSEGEFTLQIPMEGLSPQEALENKELRQILDRAIAKLPRKYRMVLVLRDMEGLSAKEVGSIVGLNERAVKSRLHRARLFVRKELSAKGIAGEFNRDTPRSSKSLV from the coding sequence ATGGCATCACGGAAGAAAATCACGCCTGAATACGGCAACGCTTCCGCTCGTTCCTCCTCCCTCGCCGGTCCATTCGACCAACTCTACCGCGACCATGTGGACGTCATGTACCGATTCGCCTACCGCCTGTGCGGCGAGGCCGAAGCGGCCAAGGACCTGGTCCAGGAAACGTTTCTCAATGCCTATCGGGCGTACGACCGGTTTCGCGGGGACGCGCAGGTCTCGACCTGGCTCTATGCCATCGCCTCCCATGCCTGCCTGCGGATGCGCCGAAAGCGAAAAGGGGAACCGGAACGCGAGTTGTCCCTTGAGGAATTCGTGCCGACCTCGGAAGGCGAATTCACGCTGCAAATTCCGATGGAGGGCCTCAGTCCTCAGGAAGCCCTGGAGAACAAGGAGCTGCGCCAGATTCTGGATCGCGCCATCGCAAAGTTGCCGCGCAAATACCGCATGGTCCTGGTCCTCCGCGATATGGAAGGGTTGAGCGCCAAAGAAGTGGGGAGCATCGTGGGGTTGAACGAGCGCGCGGTGAAATCCCGGCTGCATCGAGCCCGACTCTTTGTCAGAAAAGAACTCAGCGCCAAGGGCATCGCGGGAGAATTCAACCGAGATACCCCACGAAGCTCCAAGAGTTTGGTATAG
- a CDS encoding Alcohol dehydrogenase, whose product MIDVRGYAAMSATTPLVPFTFSRREVGRQDVLIDIRYCGICHSDVHQARDEWGGSLFPMVPGHEIVGTVEKVGSSVKRFTIGQMVGVGCFVDSCRTCSQCKKGLEQYCEGHIAFTYNGKEKDGETPTYGGYSTKIVVDQRYVVRIPKRLRPEEAAPLLCAGITTYSPLRHWRVGKNHRLAVVGLGGLGHMAVKIGRALGAHVTVLSHSDKKAADAKRLGAQAFYSTAKPETFTQLDKRFDCILDTVSAPHDLNVYLALLKTDGTMILVGAPDSPAQLEAFPLILRRRRLVGSLIGGIQETQEMLDFCAKHKIGADVEVIPIQQVNDAYDRLVRGDVRYRFVIDLASLS is encoded by the coding sequence ATGATCGACGTCCGAGGTTATGCAGCGATGAGCGCGACGACCCCGCTGGTGCCGTTCACCTTTTCGCGCCGCGAGGTGGGCCGGCAGGATGTGCTCATCGACATCCGCTACTGCGGCATTTGCCATTCGGATGTCCACCAGGCGCGGGACGAATGGGGCGGCTCGCTGTTTCCCATGGTGCCGGGGCATGAAATCGTCGGGACGGTCGAGAAGGTCGGCTCCTCCGTCAAGCGATTCACGATCGGTCAAATGGTGGGAGTGGGCTGCTTCGTCGACTCCTGCCGGACGTGTTCACAATGTAAGAAGGGCCTGGAACAATATTGCGAAGGCCACATTGCCTTCACCTACAACGGGAAAGAAAAAGACGGCGAGACGCCCACCTATGGCGGCTATTCCACCAAAATCGTCGTGGATCAACGCTACGTTGTCCGGATTCCCAAACGGTTGCGCCCGGAGGAAGCCGCACCGCTCCTCTGCGCCGGCATTACGACCTACTCCCCCCTGCGGCATTGGCGCGTGGGAAAGAACCATCGGTTGGCGGTGGTTGGACTAGGAGGCCTGGGGCACATGGCCGTGAAGATCGGGAGGGCCCTCGGCGCCCATGTGACGGTCCTCAGCCACTCCGACAAGAAAGCAGCCGATGCGAAACGACTGGGCGCGCAGGCCTTCTATTCAACCGCGAAGCCGGAAACCTTTACCCAATTAGACAAGCGATTCGATTGTATTCTGGACACCGTCTCGGCGCCCCATGACTTGAATGTTTATCTGGCATTGCTCAAGACCGACGGCACGATGATCCTCGTGGGCGCGCCGGACAGCCCCGCTCAACTGGAAGCCTTTCCCTTGATTCTCAGGCGACGACGCCTCGTGGGCTCGTTGATCGGCGGCATCCAGGAGACGCAGGAGATGCTCGACTTCTGCGCCAAACACAAGATCGGAGCGGACGTCGAAGTCATACCCATCCAGCAAGTCAATGACGCCTACGACCGCCTCGTCCGCGGCGACGTGCGGTATCGATTCGTGATCGACCTCGCGTCGCTGTCTTAG
- a CDS encoding PilT protein-like, whose product MKSAVLDSYAVLAFLFGEAGHDKVGSLLERAAESDKVLLIAAPNWAEVRYMIERKAGAARWREVRAKLLGLPIEIVPADEDLAEAAGEIKATKKMSLADCFAAALAIQRKVEVYTGDPEFRSVEHETKIVWL is encoded by the coding sequence TTGAAAAGCGCAGTGCTCGATAGTTATGCCGTTCTCGCCTTTCTCTTCGGGGAGGCAGGCCACGACAAAGTAGGGAGCCTCCTTGAGAGAGCCGCAGAATCCGACAAGGTATTGCTGATTGCAGCCCCAAATTGGGCGGAAGTCCGGTACATGATCGAACGAAAGGCGGGAGCGGCCCGGTGGCGTGAAGTGCGAGCGAAGCTCTTGGGACTGCCGATCGAGATCGTTCCGGCAGACGAGGACCTGGCCGAAGCGGCGGGTGAGATCAAGGCAACGAAGAAAATGTCGCTGGCGGATTGTTTTGCCGCAGCCCTGGCCATACAGAGAAAAGTCGAAGTGTACACGGGTGATCCGGAGTTTCGGTCGGTAGAACACGAGACTAAAATCGTCTGGCTCTGA
- a CDS encoding M20/M25/M40 family metallo-hydrolase, whose protein sequence is MNEEDLLDSYISDVRLRYEDMLGQAVEIPSISMDPRHAQDIRRMAELAAQYLRHAGAEAQVVETPGYPVVSGGWMNNPKYPTVTIYNHMDVQPAQEPEWKQAPFAFQKDHGIYRGRGATDDKGPALAALFGARYAVEQEVPINVRFVWELEEENGSPSFAAAIKNRTAIPRPDSVVISDTIWISKDRPAMPYGLRGLLGARLVLRTGDKDAHSGVTGGAARNPLAELMDIVHACVDAKTGKVKIPGFYQDVVEPTKAEIKSFLKSGFQVNRFKQAYGFKTLRTQDPAEVMRRIWAAPTFEVHGLVGGYHGPGVKTVVPGHGELKVSMRLVPNQTPEKAFALLKKHVAKLNPAVKVEREGMLQPFRGTFDGPYVEAVKRAVKAGFGKEPAFIREGGSIGAVVTMQKAWMVPILFMGLSLPEHGYHAPNEYFDWGQASGGMKAFVHYLGEVAKIGKR, encoded by the coding sequence ATGAACGAAGAGGACCTGTTGGACTCGTATATCAGTGACGTCCGTCTACGGTATGAAGATATGCTGGGGCAGGCGGTGGAGATTCCGTCGATCAGCATGGACCCCCGACATGCCCAGGACATCCGGCGCATGGCCGAGCTGGCGGCGCAGTATCTGCGGCATGCCGGCGCGGAGGCGCAGGTCGTGGAGACGCCGGGATATCCGGTGGTCTCCGGGGGGTGGATGAACAATCCGAAATATCCGACCGTGACCATCTACAACCATATGGATGTGCAGCCGGCCCAGGAGCCGGAGTGGAAACAGGCGCCGTTTGCCTTTCAGAAGGATCACGGCATCTACCGCGGACGCGGCGCCACGGACGACAAGGGTCCGGCCCTTGCGGCCCTGTTCGGCGCGCGTTATGCGGTCGAACAGGAGGTGCCGATCAACGTGCGGTTTGTATGGGAGTTGGAGGAAGAAAACGGCAGTCCGAGTTTCGCGGCGGCCATCAAGAACCGTACGGCGATTCCGCGGCCGGATTCGGTGGTGATTTCGGATACGATTTGGATTTCCAAGGACCGGCCTGCCATGCCCTATGGGTTGCGGGGTCTGCTCGGCGCGCGACTTGTCCTGCGCACCGGCGACAAGGATGCTCACTCCGGCGTGACCGGCGGGGCGGCGCGCAATCCGCTGGCCGAACTGATGGACATCGTCCATGCCTGTGTGGATGCGAAGACCGGCAAGGTGAAGATTCCAGGGTTCTACCAGGATGTGGTCGAGCCGACGAAGGCGGAGATCAAGAGTTTCCTGAAGTCGGGTTTCCAGGTGAATCGCTTCAAGCAGGCCTATGGATTCAAGACGCTTCGGACGCAGGATCCGGCCGAGGTCATGCGCCGCATTTGGGCTGCGCCGACCTTCGAAGTGCACGGCCTCGTCGGCGGCTATCACGGGCCTGGGGTGAAGACGGTGGTACCGGGACATGGGGAACTCAAAGTCAGCATGAGGCTCGTGCCGAACCAAACTCCGGAGAAGGCCTTCGCATTGCTCAAGAAACATGTCGCCAAGCTGAATCCTGCCGTGAAGGTCGAACGTGAGGGGATGCTCCAGCCGTTCCGCGGAACCTTCGATGGTCCCTATGTCGAGGCGGTGAAGCGGGCGGTGAAGGCGGGGTTCGGCAAGGAGCCGGCGTTCATCCGTGAAGGCGGCTCGATCGGCGCCGTGGTGACGATGCAGAAAGCTTGGATGGTGCCGATTCTTTTCATGGGACTGAGTTTGCCGGAACACGGCTACCATGCGCCGAATGAGTACTTCGACTGGGGGCAAGCCTCCGGCGGCATGAAGGCCTTCGTGCATTATTTGGGGGAGGTGGCAAAGATAGGAAAGAGATAG
- a CDS encoding 2-hydroxy-3-oxopropionate reductase yields MPHLFSESIPRLVAPSDTRVGWIGTGVMGVPLCRHLQNAKYRLTLYTRHRSKASPILANGGTWADSPAAVAEQTDVVVTMVGFPADVREVYFGDHGVLTVARPGMVLIDMTTTEPALAQEIAQAARTRGAFAVDAPVSGGDVGAHHATLSIMVGGATKAVQAVMPLLECLGKKIVHQGDPGAGQHAKLSNQIVIAGTMIGVCESLLYGTKMGLQLDRMLESISGGAAACWTLENLAPRVLARDFAPGFFVEHFIKDMGIALEEARRRQLTLPGLTLARRLYEKVHALGHGRSGTHALMLALEDVSQNDLPDLRASS; encoded by the coding sequence ATGCCCCATCTGTTCTCAGAGTCCATTCCCCGTCTCGTCGCCCCCTCCGACACCCGTGTGGGCTGGATCGGCACCGGCGTCATGGGAGTGCCCCTGTGTCGCCATCTTCAGAACGCCAAATATCGCCTGACCCTCTATACGCGTCACCGAAGCAAGGCCTCCCCGATTCTTGCCAACGGAGGAACCTGGGCCGATTCTCCCGCTGCGGTGGCCGAACAGACCGACGTGGTCGTGACGATGGTGGGGTTTCCCGCTGATGTCCGCGAGGTCTACTTCGGCGACCATGGCGTACTGACTGTCGCACGACCTGGTATGGTCTTGATCGACATGACCACCACCGAGCCGGCCCTCGCGCAGGAGATCGCCCAGGCGGCCCGGACGCGCGGAGCCTTTGCCGTCGATGCGCCGGTTTCCGGCGGGGATGTGGGCGCGCACCATGCCACCCTCTCCATCATGGTCGGTGGCGCGACGAAAGCCGTCCAGGCCGTCATGCCGCTGCTCGAATGTCTGGGAAAGAAGATCGTGCATCAAGGCGACCCCGGCGCGGGACAACATGCCAAACTGAGCAATCAAATCGTGATTGCGGGCACCATGATCGGCGTCTGCGAGAGCCTGCTCTATGGCACCAAGATGGGGCTTCAGTTGGATCGGATGCTGGAGTCCATCAGCGGCGGGGCCGCCGCCTGCTGGACATTGGAGAATCTGGCGCCGCGTGTACTCGCCCGCGATTTCGCCCCCGGGTTTTTCGTCGAACATTTCATCAAGGACATGGGGATTGCGTTGGAAGAAGCGCGCAGGCGGCAACTCACCCTGCCGGGGCTCACCCTCGCCCGCCGCCTGTATGAGAAGGTTCACGCGCTCGGACATGGTCGATCGGGCACCCATGCCCTCATGCTGGCACTCGAAGATGTCTCCCAAAACGACCTCCCCGATCTTCGCGCGTCGTCATAA
- a CDS encoding Outer membrane protein: MAMKTVLRGWANRLGRAVLLWALLAPAHAAEPTTVPESEPVTGGEASLWHYGAYLDLGYVVNFNFPENHLWRSRSTAARHNEFAPNMALAYVRKDMTEASRWGMEFGVQGGYDSEHFAFLQGEREVGGADTLRHLHRANVSYLAPVGKGLTITAGLFNSLIGYESLYAKDNANYTRSWIADNTPYMMFGVNAKYPVTDNLTLTAFIINGYYHLSNPNDQPSYGGQWAYRATPRLSLTQTLYGGPDQANSALEFWRFYANHIVEWKGDDLTLALSYDIGTENIAGRPGNPRAFVTGGNLVARWHVTGPWTLAVRPEFYWDRNGRWTGAEQFVKAVTSTVEYRIPYKWTNTMVRLEHRWDESTGAGGGFFTRREIQPGVIGLTPNQHLLLLGILWTFDSP, encoded by the coding sequence ATGGCCATGAAGACCGTCCTGCGTGGGTGGGCCAACCGGCTCGGTCGGGCGGTGCTCCTCTGGGCGTTGCTTGCACCGGCCCATGCCGCTGAGCCCACCACGGTGCCGGAGTCCGAGCCGGTGACAGGAGGCGAAGCAAGCCTCTGGCACTACGGCGCCTATCTCGATCTCGGCTACGTGGTCAACTTCAACTTTCCCGAGAACCATCTCTGGCGCAGTCGCTCGACGGCGGCGCGGCATAACGAGTTCGCGCCGAACATGGCCTTGGCCTACGTCCGCAAGGATATGACCGAAGCGTCTCGTTGGGGCATGGAGTTCGGCGTGCAAGGCGGTTACGATTCCGAGCACTTTGCCTTCCTGCAGGGGGAGCGGGAGGTCGGCGGGGCGGACACGCTGCGACACCTCCATCGCGCGAATGTGTCGTACCTGGCTCCGGTCGGGAAGGGTCTCACGATCACCGCAGGATTGTTCAACAGCCTGATCGGCTACGAATCGCTCTATGCCAAGGACAATGCGAACTACACCCGTTCGTGGATTGCGGACAATACCCCCTACATGATGTTCGGCGTGAATGCGAAGTATCCCGTCACCGACAACCTGACGCTCACCGCCTTCATTATAAACGGGTACTACCACCTGTCGAATCCGAACGATCAGCCGAGCTACGGCGGGCAATGGGCGTACAGAGCCACTCCGCGGCTGAGCCTGACTCAAACGTTGTACGGGGGGCCGGATCAGGCCAACAGCGCACTGGAGTTCTGGCGCTTCTACGCCAACCATATCGTCGAGTGGAAAGGCGACGACTTGACGCTGGCCCTGTCCTACGATATCGGGACCGAGAATATTGCCGGGCGTCCTGGCAATCCAAGGGCGTTCGTCACGGGCGGCAACCTCGTCGCGCGGTGGCATGTGACGGGGCCTTGGACCTTGGCGGTCCGGCCGGAGTTCTATTGGGACCGGAACGGCCGCTGGACGGGAGCGGAGCAATTCGTCAAGGCGGTCACGTCCACGGTCGAATACAGGATTCCTTACAAATGGACCAACACGATGGTGAGGCTTGAGCACCGATGGGACGAATCCACCGGGGCGGGCGGGGGGTTTTTTACCAGAAGGGAGATCCAACCAGGCGTGATCGGCTTGACGCCGAACCAGCATCTGCTGTTGCTCGGGATCTTGTGGACCTTCGATAGTCCGTGA